Proteins encoded within one genomic window of Sminthopsis crassicaudata isolate SCR6 chromosome X, ASM4859323v1, whole genome shotgun sequence:
- the ASB12 gene encoding ankyrin repeat and SOCS box protein 12 produces MRGVVFQPAEMSLMDITKIFSLLQQPDEEDNATEKQELSQIVCNNDARTLDQLLHHQRYKRFINSRSGWGVPGTPLRLAASQGHLSCLKVLLAHGAEVDSLDVKAQTPLFTAVSHGHLDCVRVLLEAGASPGGSIYNNSSPVLTAAKDGASEILQELLGHGAEVNVKARVPDWASNIASCSGPLYLSAVYGHLECFRLLLLYGADPDYNCTDRQLLSRIPKPRTLLEFCLQHNCPLEYIQLLVDFGANVYLPSLPLEKTDPDGEGVALLLRERTHPKSLMSQARLAVRKALQCSFQVNLIDQLDIPPVLINYLKHQS; encoded by the exons ATGAGAGGGGTGGTTTTTCAGCCTGCAGAGATGAGCCTCATGGACATCACTAAAATATTCTCCCTGCTGCAACAACCTGACGAGGAAGACAATGCTACTGAGAAGCAGGAGCTGAGTCAAATTGTGTGTAACAACGATGCCAGGACCTTAGACCAGCTCCTTCACCATCAGCGCTATAAGCGCTTTATCAACAGCCGCAGTGGCTGGGGTGTGCCAGGTACCCCACTACGCCTGGCTGCCTCTCAAGGCCACCTTAGCTGCCTGAAAGTTCTCCTGGCTCATGGAGCAGAAGTGGATAGTCTGGATGTTAAGGCCCAGACACCCCTGTTCACTGCAGTCAGTCATGGGCATTTGGATTGTGTTCGGGTCCTGCTGGAAGCTGGTGCCAGCCCTGGGGGTAGCATCTATAACAACAGTTCCCCAGTCCTCACAGCTGCTAAAGATGGTGCCAGTGAGATTCTACAGGAGCTCCTGGGTCACGGAGCAGAAGTCAATGTCAAGGCTAGGGTACCAGATTGGGCTTCTAACATTGCCTCCTGCTCCGGGCCTCTTTACCTGTCAGCTGTCTATGGTCACCTGGAGTGCTTCCGTCTTCTTTTATTGTATGGAGCTGACCCAGACTACAACTGCACAGATAGACAGTTACTTTCACGAATACCCAAGCCACGCACACTGCTAGAATTCTGCCTACAGCATAACTGCCCCCTTGAGTACATCCAGCTGCTTGTGGACTTTGGGGCTAATGTCTATCTCCCATCTCTCCCACTGGAGAAGACAGACCCCGATGGGGAAGGTGTGGCTCTACTGCTGAGAGAAAGAA CTCATCCCAAATCTCTGATGTCACAGGCTCGTCTTGCAGTCCGAAAAGCTCTTCAGTGCTCTTTTCAGGTCAATCTCATCGACCAACTAGATATTCCACCTGTGTTGATTAATTATCTCAAGCACCAGTCATAA